A section of the Acomys russatus chromosome 10, mAcoRus1.1, whole genome shotgun sequence genome encodes:
- the LOC127194188 gene encoding LOW QUALITY PROTEIN: sentrin-specific protease 2-like (The sequence of the model RefSeq protein was modified relative to this genomic sequence to represent the inferred CDS: inserted 2 bases in 2 codons) produces the protein MYRCLAKVLDTILCLCEWPAPGTRARLKRRRSSSTLFSTTVDTDEIPAKRPRLDCFIHQVKNSLYNAASLFGFPFQLTTKPMVSSACNGTRSVAPPREVFASSSSCELTGSGSCNSMLKLGNKSPSGISDYPKIRVTVTRDQPHRVLPSSGFTXKSEGYNRRPSGRRHSKSNSESSLAWKPQEQGVTEMISEEGGKGVRRPHCTVEEGVQRDEREKYRKLLERLKESGNGNTLPPVASHHSSQRSQVDTLKTKGWVEEQNHGVRTTHFVPKQYRVVETRGPLCSMRSEKRYSKGKADTEKVVGLQLEKAGTRGQHLGPDLSEEVSARLRLGSGSNGLLRRTGPVLEAKEKNFTSKEKDRRTEELFELTEDMEKDISNAVGHGPPDEILSSAFKLQITRGDIQTLKNYHWLNDEVINFYMNLLAERSRKQGYPALHAFSTFFYPKLKAGGYHAVKRWTKGVNLFEQELVLVHWSLVVMDLRKKCLKYLDSMGQKGHRICEVLLEYLQDESKTKRNTDLSLLEWTHCSVKPHEIPQQLNGSDCGMFTCKCADYISRDKPITXTQHQMPLFRKKMVWEILHQQLLGL, from the exons ATGTACAGATGCCTGGCTAAGGTTCTCGACACCATTCTCTGTTTGTGCGAGTGGCCGGCGCCCGGGACCCGCGCCCGGCTCAAGAGGCGGCGCTCGAGCAGCACTCTGTTTTCTACTACAGTGGACACTGATGAAATCCCAGCTAAAAGACCAAGATTAGATTGCTTCATTCACCAAGTGAAGAACAGTCTCTACAATGCTGCCAGTTTATTCGGATTTCCATTTCAGCTGACCACAAAACCCATGGTGTCTTCTGCTTGTAATGGAACACGAAGTGTGGCCCCTCCAAGAGAGGTATTTGCGAGCTCCTCATCTTGTGAACTGACAGGTTCTGGGTCCTGCAACAGCATGCTGAAACTGGGTAATAAGTCTCCTAGTGGAATAAGTGACTATCCAAAGATCAGAGTGACAGTGACCCGAGATCAGCCACATAGAGTCCTGCCTTCCTCTGGTTTTA TGAAATCGGAAGGCTATAATAGAAGACCAAGTGGCCGTCGCCATAGCAAAAGCAATTCAGAGAGTTCCTTAGCATGGAAACCTCAGGAACAGGGTGTAACAGAGATGATTTCTGAAGAGGGAGGCAAGGGTGTGAGGCGTCCCCATTGCACTGTGGAGGAGGGTGTCCAGAGGGATGAAAGAGAAAAGTATAGAAAGTTATTGGAGCGACTTAAAGAAAGTGGGAACGGAAACACCCTCCCTCCAGTAGCTTCACATCACAGTTCTCAAAGAAGTCAAGTGGACACGTTAAAGACCAAAGGCTGGGTGGAGGAGCAGAATCATGGAGTCAGGACAACCCATTTTGTTCCAAAACAGTATAGAGTTGTTGAAACAAGGGGACCTCTCTGTTCGATGAGAAGTGAAAAGAGGTATTCAAAGGGAAAAGCTGACACAGAGAAGGTGGTGGGACTCCAACTTGAAAAGGCAGGTACAAGAGGACAGCACCTGGGGCCTGATCTGTCAGAAGAAGTGTCTGCCCGGCTTCGCCTGGGAAGTGGAAGCAATGGCCTACTCAGGAGGACAGGGCCAGTGCTGGAGGCAAAGGAAAAGAACTTCACCAgcaaagaaaaggacagaaggacagaggagctctttgaacttacagaggaCATGGAAAAGGATATCAGCAATGCCGTGGGCCATGGGCCACCCGACGAGATCCTGAGCAGTGCTTTCAAACTGCAAATTACTCGGGGAGATATCCAGACCTTAAAGAACTATCACTGGCTCAACGATGAggtcattaatttttatatgaatcTGTTAGCGGAAAGGAGTAGAAAGCAAGGCTATCCAGCACTTCACGCATTCAGTACCTTCTTCTACCCTAAACTAAAGGCCGGGGGTTACCACGCAGTGAAACGGTGGACCAAAGGGGTGAACCTCTTCGAACAAGAACTCGTTCTGGTGCATTGGAGCCTGGTGGTGATGGACCTAAGAAAAAAGTGTCTTAAATATCTGGATTCTATGGGACAAAAAGGCCACAGGATCTGTGAGGTTCTTCTTGAGTATTTACAGGATGAAAGTAAGACCAAAAGAAATACAGATCTCAGTCTCTTAGAGTGGACCCACTGCAGCGTGAAGCCACACGAGATTCCTCAGCAGTTGAATGGGAGTGATTGCGGAATGTTTACTTGTAAATGTGCAGATTATATTTCTAGGGACAAACCTATCA TTACTCAGCACCAGATGCCTCTCTTCCGGAAGAAGATGGTGTGGGAAATCCTTCATCAGCAGTTGCTGGGCCTCTAG